In Penaeus chinensis breed Huanghai No. 1 chromosome 19, ASM1920278v2, whole genome shotgun sequence, a single genomic region encodes these proteins:
- the LOC125035375 gene encoding calphotin-like, with product MQFLILAVLAASCSAAPQMFRAVSGELYLLRSDIPSVVKIPEPGINLAAPLAQSVAFVPIPAHVPAFRTAEVVASIGPVFASTAGVAPVAPVVVNPVVESAVVSVSAPVVKSASVVVPVAPKVKSAEIVTVSAPVVVDPVVKSASDVAPPTPVVVDPVVRSAVVAVAPVVVDPVVKTTAIMAPTVPVVKSAVPVTVVAPPEPLMAPEPPMPSLSVPHVGGQFHAQDEAGQYTFGHYGGPNTRVESRDSLGRTSGSFAYVDPEGDVQVRKYAAAPGSGFRVAASDLVEDTPAVAQVKSAHARAHQAVKSLTRDAVVTTA from the exons ATGCAGTTCCTG ATCCTGGCAGTGCTAGCAGCCTCGTGCTCCGCGGCGCCACAGATGTTCCGCGCTGTGTCGGGGGAACTTTACTTGCTTCGCTCAGACATCCCATCAGTTGTCAAGATCCCTGAACCAGGAATAAACCTTGCTGCTCCTCTTGCACAATCTGTCGCCTTTGTCCCTATCCCTGCCCATGTCCCTGCTTTCAGGACAGCGGAAGTCGTTGCTTCCATTGGTCCTGTTTTCGCAAGCACAGCAGGTGTGGCTCCTGTTGCCCCTGTGGTGGTCAACCCTGTAGTCGAGAGCGCAGTTGTGTCTGTTTCTGCCCCTGTAGTTAAGAGTGCATCAGTTGTGGTTCCTGTTGCCCCTAAAGTCAAGAGCGCAGAGATTGTGACTGTCTCTGCCCCTGTAGTAGTTGACCCTGTAGTCAAGAGCGCCTCAGATGTGGCTCCTCCTACCCCAGTAGTAGTTGACCCTGTAGTAAGGAGTGCAGTTGTGGCTGTTGCCCCTGTGGTAGTTGATCCCGTAGTCAAGACCACAGCAATTATGGCTCCTACTGTCCCTGTAGTTAAGAGCGCTGTCCCTGTGACCGTAGTGGCGCCGCCTGAGCCCCTCATGGCCCCTGAACCCCCCATGCCGTCCCTCAGCGTCCCTCACGTGGGAGGCCAATTCCACGCCCAAGACGAGGCTGGTCAGTACACCTTCGGCCACTACGGCGGCCCCAACACCCGTGTGGAGAGCAGGGACTCTTTGGGTCGTACCTCCGGCAGCTTCGCCTACGTGGACCCCGAGGGGGACGTCCAGGTGAGGAAGTACGCCGCCGCCCCCGGTTCTGGCTTCAGAGTGGCCGCCTCTGACCTCGTCGAGGACACGCCCGCCGTGGCTCAGGTCAAGtccgcccacgcccgcgcccacCAAGCCGTCAAGTCTCTCACGCGGGACGCTGTCGTCACGACTGCATGA